Proteins encoded in a region of the Caballeronia sp. M1242 genome:
- a CDS encoding Hsp20/alpha crystallin family protein gives MNEAFTGADLFSELERLQRQLSSVFDGFPRSLRSSRPGVFPPVNIGSTDDTIEIVAFAPGLDTTKLDVSIDKGLLNIAGERTTRERDLPEGAREYAQERFNGTFRRVIELPQQADPDKVQARYVDGCLLISVGKREASKPRAITVQ, from the coding sequence ATGAACGAAGCATTCACTGGGGCCGACCTCTTCAGCGAACTGGAGAGACTGCAGCGGCAACTGTCCAGCGTGTTCGACGGCTTCCCGCGAAGTTTGCGATCGAGCCGTCCCGGCGTGTTCCCGCCCGTCAACATCGGTTCGACCGATGACACCATCGAGATCGTCGCGTTCGCGCCGGGCCTCGACACCACGAAGCTCGACGTGTCCATCGACAAGGGCTTGCTCAACATCGCCGGCGAACGCACGACGCGCGAGCGCGACTTGCCCGAAGGCGCGCGCGAATACGCGCAGGAGCGCTTCAACGGCACCTTCCGTCGCGTGATCGAACTGCCGCAGCAGGCCGATCCGGACAAGGTGCAGGCGCGTTATGTCGATGGTTGTTTGCTGATCTCGGTCGGCAAGCGCGAGGCATCGAAGCCGCGCGCGATCACGGTTCAATGA
- a CDS encoding YsnF/AvaK domain-containing protein, producing the protein MNSDDTPADVTPPSEEVRLSAVQEELAVGVRTTETGSVRVRKVVHEEMQPVSMRLSTQQVDVRRVAVNRPVEERSEPRREGDTLVIPVYEYVPVVRMQLTLKEEVYVQTTETQQDVVHQVLVNSEELVVERREGPDGEWKRDPQAD; encoded by the coding sequence ATGAATTCAGACGATACCCCGGCCGATGTCACGCCGCCGTCGGAAGAAGTGCGCCTGTCCGCGGTACAGGAAGAACTCGCGGTCGGCGTGCGTACGACCGAGACCGGCTCGGTGCGCGTGCGCAAGGTCGTGCATGAGGAAATGCAACCCGTTTCGATGCGGCTTTCCACGCAGCAAGTGGACGTGAGGCGCGTGGCAGTGAATCGGCCTGTCGAGGAGCGCAGCGAACCGCGTCGCGAAGGCGATACGCTCGTCATACCGGTATACGAATATGTGCCGGTGGTCAGAATGCAACTGACGTTGAAAGAAGAGGTGTACGTGCAGACGACCGAGACGCAACAGGACGTGGTGCACCAGGTTCTTGTGAATTCTGAGGAACTCGTCGTCGAGCGGCGCGAGGGGCCGGACGGCGAATGGAAGCGCGATCCGCAGGCAGATTGA
- a CDS encoding YsnF/AvaK domain-containing protein: MTQTIIGVFNTLQDAELAQTRLEAEGIARADMSVHSNDAGSSMTTGAATSDVATDRPVGEAHEGAMGRIEHFFKNLFGENDRPEEIGHYQEAVRRGSALLSVDVPDGMETERVRDALYAAGAIDIDSRVAQWRNTGYTGYDRNAPAYTADEIAAERQAFPVVQESLEVGKREVQTGGVRVYSRLTETPVSESVNLHEEHASIERRAVDRPATAADLKEGFVEIKETAEQPVVAKTARVVEEVVVGKESSNRTETITDTVRGTEVEVERTAGVEGTTTGLEGTTGVTGTKKTPL, encoded by the coding sequence ATGACTCAGACTATCATTGGTGTATTCAATACGCTTCAGGACGCCGAGCTCGCTCAGACCCGCCTCGAAGCAGAAGGCATCGCGCGCGCGGACATGAGCGTGCATTCGAATGATGCCGGCTCGTCGATGACGACCGGCGCCGCCACGAGCGATGTCGCGACGGACCGTCCCGTCGGCGAAGCGCACGAAGGCGCGATGGGCCGCATCGAACACTTCTTCAAGAACCTCTTCGGCGAGAACGACCGCCCCGAAGAGATCGGTCATTATCAGGAAGCGGTGCGCCGCGGCAGTGCGCTGCTGTCGGTGGACGTGCCGGACGGTATGGAGACCGAACGCGTGCGCGACGCGCTGTATGCAGCCGGCGCAATCGACATCGACTCGCGCGTGGCTCAATGGCGCAATACGGGCTACACGGGCTATGACCGCAACGCGCCCGCCTACACCGCGGATGAAATCGCAGCGGAACGCCAGGCTTTCCCGGTCGTGCAGGAGTCGCTCGAAGTCGGCAAGCGTGAAGTGCAAACGGGCGGCGTGCGCGTGTACTCGCGCCTGACGGAAACGCCGGTCAGCGAGTCCGTGAATCTGCATGAAGAGCACGCGAGCATCGAGCGCCGCGCAGTGGACCGTCCCGCGACGGCGGCGGATCTGAAGGAAGGCTTCGTCGAGATCAAGGAAACGGCTGAACAGCCGGTCGTCGCGAAGACGGCGCGCGTCGTCGAGGAAGTGGTCGTCGGCAAGGAAAGCTCGAACCGCACGGAGACGATCACCGATACGGTTCGCGGCACCGAAGTGGAAGTGGAACGCACCGCAGGCGTGGAAGGCACGACCACGGGCCTCGAAGGGACCACGGGCGTGACCGGCACGAAGAAGACGCCGCTGTAA
- a CDS encoding cold-shock protein, translated as MDTGTVKWFNDTKGFGFITPDNGGDDLFAHFSEIRADGFKTLAEGQKVSFETKRGPKGMQASNIKPL; from the coding sequence ATGGACACCGGTACCGTCAAGTGGTTTAACGACACCAAGGGCTTCGGCTTCATCACCCCCGACAATGGCGGCGACGACCTCTTCGCGCACTTCTCGGAGATTCGCGCCGACGGCTTCAAGACCCTGGCCGAAGGCCAAAAGGTGAGCTTCGAAACGAAGCGCGGCCCGAAGGGCATGCAAGCTTCGAACATCAAGCCGCTGTAA